Proteins from a single region of Catharus ustulatus isolate bCatUst1 chromosome 22, bCatUst1.pri.v2, whole genome shotgun sequence:
- the PTRH2 gene encoding peptidyl-tRNA hydrolase 2, mitochondrial, whose amino-acid sequence MISLFEPEFLNVVIGVVCGVCLGWGIRGRLRRKPGAGIIPEPSNSLGDEADIMGESGELKLVLIVRNDLKMGKGKVAAQCSHAAVSAYKQVHKRNPELLKQWEYCGQPKVVLKAPDEETLVQLLAEAKRLGLTVSLIQDAGRTQIAPGSRTVLGIGPGPADVIDKVSGHLKLY is encoded by the coding sequence ATGATTTCTCTCTTCGAGCCCGAGTTCCTGAACGTGGTGATCGGAGTCGTGTGCGGggtgtgcctgggctggggcatcCGGGGGAGGCTCCGCAGGAAGCCTGGGGCTGGAATAATTCCAGAACCTTCCAACAGCCTGGGGGACGAGGCTGACATCATGGGAGAGTCCGGGGAGCTCAAGCTGGTGCTGATCGTCCGCAACGACCTGAAAATGGGCAAGGGCAAAGTAGCAGCACAGTGCTCCCACGCTGCCGTCTCTGCCTACAAGCAGGTTCACAAAAGGAATCCCGAGCTCCTGAAGCAGTGGGAATATTGTGGACAGCCTAAAGTGGTCCTGAAAGCTCCGGATGAAGAGACTctggtgcagctcctggctgaggCGAAGCGCCTGGGGCTCACTGTGAGTTTGATACAGGATGCTGGGCGTACTCAGATAGCTCCAGGCTCCAGGACAGTCCTTGGGATAGGACCAGGACCAGCTGATGTCATAGATAAAGTTTCTGGTCACCTTAAACTCTACTAA